A single Neospora caninum Liverpool complete genome, chromosome VIIb DNA region contains:
- a CDS encoding LOC398742 protein, related — MAAATEATSSSPFLSEEKQLPLHFPPLLSPATTYSAAVSSVISLCLPNRPDFCRFLLSPSPRHGGSPRKSREAESRVSSSYEPHEGQAGGEQEENGDRVGQSEHPFLSEAADALASLPFLQAAARAAARASGQDVEPAALCDEEGDEEDKERETGILEARNPRRGHPRLQSLQLLSDVSLRLIDGEEEEIGFFWSRLSAAASRAIATDTPPLSGTPSALSSPLSASSAPGVSDVLRETFLLLMQSGKGEEGELTALIYLRMLLSLEGREALRACMRGILEGAAKKGDGLCPSHRRFCLQLPRLFLARANDLRNLHFSSSSPARPFLVLPLYEGGPVVDLVAAATSDIFSLLLPLLLHPPSSCASLASSSSSSPSSSSSSASSSSSSREEAFDSQKETTRAACQIIEDAPLLLFPTVLCGSNLLTFCREKEKETSGWTEPDERSSPADAEHEGRGEQPQPPGDDEGNLSSGASTGDGSDSQAARPDGDEAHEGGETNTRGEKEADAVHEVETRRLDASDPVISLLGSVCYASAPSGTSAASPVVWSLLRILRTSLAEEGKIQQDLSSPAASPDELQGIQRTHMLLPSPHHQIQSSSSPLSCSSSSSSSSSSSSSCSSLSLCTSAFFDRFLSSVTIPALRSDRPFHRLLALELLHALLAAEEKELRFRSQLASDSGGTHEEDGDTRVDGSRRTDEPPLLLLPLFLQKEKRKTAEKLIDALRRRAKDAQSLLRSRGIETLGQLISLLVLGCTTLPLASFSQHSLALLLHPPFLSRLVASCLEDSHSVIRQAILAFLRRLLPLLLSAGVRTHRRLGPWLTDHFFAFFAADGGPSRSPVASTRLRETAAPQRNSIVFHLRQLLCPPLGSASRARSSPGASLHSPASALCLPASLLFVFPLAAIAARCTDSSLLVRRQAVSTCHEWATCLLRVFAAASLSARSRTKLLGVTAFDPNLRVGKSQEGEAAPTPATPISCTRCTDTGGSASLALPPSGEPSTSDAPHALAPVQPSGTSQSVSETASDAEASCSCASSSPGCGRAVAQEMLRILDFCQGEISRVWRQSVLAQVAGDEEEAVRERASEAVASLLLSAPATERQADCRGLERGSKRRRSDSEGAARGGRTKRAAAQEGQDREGPRTGSPCGSARALLERGGSSASLAEAGEDVETGDACGDSRRKEGSVEDDEGREQEERNARGEDELRLATDEGEGASPWFDEDEVWREPTPWQMAQEMLRGSSEEELEDILHFYMGYLQKHCLDSLRQAGRGSLPPTLLLAVQAMLMHRVSGTSASPSLPLSSRASSPVKHLRGGASSESSPRRAQISDSRASARAVLALWLRIYGEGGKREVDGEREAAGNRDREDRGRLKRGADGSDAGDSDSEENDSFKEREGKDAREQASECLTASVARRLFVLLEASVPHLEEDEKKQAGTRLLQMLRHFRLPASLVPAAVSACFALQRETREARDADETADAAEAQTPERQASGECEAVEASSAEQEGVASSHGAKQHTQVTPQTKEGENGHSLRAVAGDARAQRDTLRAVPWIDNVLRRVETVLSRRLVPPSPRHASGFTSIASARPAPDADANREAREDTDAEKENRESRESQEAETLRTPAHAEVSPLTNACMRAERELDVIGRCIVTAGELALLRDVSASSLPALLHGIVEDRLCVVLPRGPDKGRAEKTGEADRARPPQSQLGDSSSLALAPLPPAESSSLSSLSSPSSLSSLSSAFPSVLAPTLRVRALAVQALGKVALSRVGLPSRPAVDSSASSSLAVGGAAAATGHGQDGRASHRSASLSTRSLDGGKQKGGDEGGVLQTLSALLSEQEHPILRIGALAVISDLIQRQSGIADRSLPRIVAALASSRARDSATARTAKDEAEDREENEELLVPLRKVAFTCLATLVSEEFVKFNGHAVHGMVYALGDPHPEIRSVAEAVFLRVILPRYESKLPILFVECLIAFNGFYTHPAFAGKATLRALCCRSDRERKASIYRFVLDRVSSLTKYRIQQRLVSSVLAAWIDDQPQCLSSSVFSASSLPLPVRFEEADGALLSDALRLLACSSLRVRIKKSDKRLGVADEENDGEEGDAPVEGKKKGTKGKRKQTLEGQGSSMVGLLDLMVKKVLQTEVIPVLRSLDVLMRAKLSPFQEELLTAFCEILRDYWDDLEEMVGEASLAKELRHFAQTRMLDVSFRQQRPAHDVAATENSGN, encoded by the exons ATGGCTGCTGCAACTGAAGCTacttcgtcgtctcctttcctctctgagGAGAAGCAGCTACCGCTGCATTTCCCTCCGCTTCTGTCCCCCGCTACAACGTACTCTGCTGCAGTGTCTTCTGTGatttccctctgtcttccaAATAGACCCGACttttgtcgctttcttctgtctccctcccctcGCCATGGCGGTTCTCCCAGGAAGAGCCGAGAGGCGGAATCACGAGTCTCTTCAAGTTACGAGCCGCATGAAGGACAGGCAGgtggagaacaagaagagaaTGGAGACAGGGTAGGGCAGAGTGAGCATCCCTTCCTTTCTGAAGCGGCAGACGCCCTTGCTTCACTGCCTTTCCTCCAAGCGGCCGCCCGtgcagcggcgcgcgccAGCGGCCAGGACGTGGAACCCGCTGCTCTCTGCGATGAGGaaggggacgaggaagacaaggagagggagacaggcatACTCGAGGCGCGGAACCCGAGACGGGGACACCCGCGCCTCCAAAGCCTGCAACTCCTCTCAGACGTCTCTTTGCGACTTAtagacggcgaagaagag GAAATCGGCTTCTTCTGGAGTCGCCTCTCCGCAGCGGCTTCGCGAGCGATCGCCACCGACAcaccgcctctctccggcacgccgtctgctctctcctctcccttgtctgcttcgtctgctcCCGGCGTCAGCGACGTGCTGCGCGAAACCTTTCTGCTTCTGATGCaaagcggaaaaggcgaggaaggagaactCACCGCGCTCATTTACCTGCGAATGCTGCTG AGCCTCGAGGGACGGGAAGCGCTccgtgcctgcatgcgcgggatcctggaaggcgccgcgaaaaaaggcgacggaCTCTGTCCCTCTCACAG ACGCTTCTGCCTGCAgctgccgcgcctcttcctcgcacgCGCGAACGACCTGAGGAATCTCCacttctcttcgtcctctccggcgcgtcctttcctcgtGCTTCCTCTCTACGAAGGCGGGCCAGTCGTCGATCTCGTCGCAGCCGCCACAAGCGAcatcttctcgcttcttcttcctctccttcttcaccctCCCTCATCCtgtgcttctctcgcctcttcttcgtcttcttccccttcttcctcttcatcgtccgcttcttcctcgtcttcgtcgcgtgAGGAGGCGTTCGATAGTcagaaggagacgacgcgtGCGGCGTGTCAGATAATcgaagacgcgcctctcttgctCTTTCCGACGGTCCTTTGCGGCAGCAACCTTCTCACTTTCTGTCGCGAAAA ggagaaagaaacttCGGGTTGGACAGAGCCCGACGAACGCAGTTCCCCAGCCGACGCTGAGCATGAGGGGAGGGGAGAGCAGCCGCAACCCccaggcgacgacgaaggaaaTCTCTCCTCTGGTGCTTCGACCGGCGACGGGAGTGACAGCCAAGCAGCGCGTCctgacggcgacgaggcccacgaaggtggagagacgaacacGCGTGgtgaaaaggaagcagacgcggtGCACgaagtggagacgaggaggctAGATGCGA GTGACCCTGTCATTTCCCTTCTCGGATCGGTCTGTTacgcctcggcgccttccggGACctctgcggcgtcgcctgtcgTTTGGTCGCTTCTTCGCATTCTTCGGACTTCTCTGgccgaagaagggaagatcCAACAAGATCTTAGTTCTCCCGCGGCTTCACCCGACGAACTCCAAGGCATCCAGCGGACACACATGTTGCTACCCTCGCCCCATCACCAAATccagtcttcctcttctccactttcttgctcttcctcttcatcatcttcatcgtcttcctcttcctcttgttcgtctttgtctttgtGTACCTCGGCGTTTTTCGATCGTTTCCTGTCGTCTGTGACGATTCCTGCGCTGCGGAGCGACCGACCGTTTCACCGGCTCTTGGCCTTGGAGCTGTTGCATGCACTGCTGGCGGCTGAGGAAAAGGAGCTGCGTTTCCGTTCGCAACTCGCGAGCGACTCTGGCGGCACacacgaagaggacggagacacccgagtCGACGGAAGTCGCAGGACGGATGAACCGCCGCTGCTCTtgctgcctctttttctccagaaagaaaaacggaaaacagcagagaagctGATCGACGCCCTGCGGCGACGCGCAAAGGACGCGCAGTCGCTCCTCAG GAGTCGCGGCATTGAGACACTGGGCCAGCTGATTTCTCTCCTGGTGTTGGGCTGCACGACTCTGCCCctggcgtctttctctcaaCATTCTCTGGCTTTGCTTCTTCACCCTCcattcctctcgcgtctcgtcgcctcgtGCTTGGAGGACAGCCACAGTGTGATCCGACAGGCgattctcgcgtttcttcgtcgcctgctgCCGCTGCTGCTCTCCGCTGGCGTTCGCACCCACAGGCGCCTAGGGCCGTGGCTGACAGATCactttttcgcgttcttcgccgcagATGGGGGACCGTCACGTTCCCCGGTTGCCTCGACGCGCCTCCGCGAAACGGCAGCGCCGCAGAGAAACTCGATTGTGTTTCACCTCCGTCAACTGCTCTGTCCGCCTCTCGGGTCGGCGTCGCGCGCCCGGTCTTCTCCCGGTGCGTCGCTGCattcgcctgcctccgcccTGTGCCTCCCTGCGTcactcctcttcgtcttccccctcgcGGCGATCGCGGcgcggtgtacagacagcagcCTGTTGGTGAGGCGCCAAGCTGTTAGCACTTGCCACGAGTGGGCGACTTGTCTGCTTCGGGTTTTCgcggctgcgtcgctctcggcgcgGAGCCGAACGAAGCTCCTTGGAGTCACGGCATTTGACCCAAACCTGCGCGTCGGAAAAAGCCAAGAAGGGGAAGCGGCACCGACTCCCGCGACGCCAATTTCGTGCACGAGGTGTACAGATACCGGAGGCTCGGCGTCCCTCGCACTGCCGCCCAGTGGCGAGCCTTCGACTAGCGACGCGCCGCACGCTCTCGCACCTGTGCAGCCTTCGGGAACTTCGCAGTCCGTCTCTGAAAcagcgagcgacgcagaagcaaGCTGTTcgtgcgcctcctcttctcccggtTGTGGAAGGGCGGTTGCACAGGAGATGTTGCGAATCTTGGATTTCTGCCAAGGCGAAATTTCGCGCGTTTGGCGTCAGAGCGTCCTGGCGCAAGTCGCtggggacgaagaggaggcagtGCGAGAGAGGGCCAGCGAGGcggtcgcctctcttcttctctctgcgcctgcgacggagagacaggcggatTGCCGGGGTTTGGAGCGCGGCTCGAAGCGACGACGCTCCGACTcggaaggcgccgcgcgaggaggaagaacgaaaagggCTGCGGCGCAGGAAGGACAGGATCGCGAAGGACCGCGCACAGGATCTCCGTGCGGCAgcgctcgcgcgcttctcgaACGGGGCGGTTCTTCTGCAAGCCTGGCGGAGGCGGGTGAAGACGTGGAAACAGGCGATGCATGCGGAGACAGtcgcagaaaagaaggatcagtggaagacgacgaaggaagagagcaagaagaacgaaacgcaagaggggaagacgaactTCGTCTAGCAACAGATGAAGGCGAGGGGGCGTCTCCATGGttcgacgaagacgaagttTGGAGAGAACCGACTCCTTGGCAGATGGCCCAAGAGATGCTGCGAGGCTCTTCCGAGGAAGAACTCGAAGACATTCTTCATTTCTACATGGGCTACCTCCAGAAGCA CTGTCTAGACAGCTTGCGGCAAGCAGGCCgcggctctcttcctccgaccctcctcctcgccgtgcAA GCCATGCTTATGCACCGAGTTTCGGGaacttctgcgtcgccttcccttcctctctcgtctcgcgcgtcttctcccgtcAAGCATCTTCGCGGTGGCGCCTCCTCCGAATCGTCTCCCCGGCGGGCACAGATAAGCGACAGCCGCGCCTCCGCACGCGCAGTACTCGCGCTTTGGCTTCGAATATACggcgaaggagggaaaagagaagtggacggagagagagaggcagccggcaatcgcgacagagaggatAGGGGCCGACTAAAGCGTGGAGCTGACGGCTCagatgcaggagacagcgacagcgaagaaaacgatAGTTTcaaggagcgagaaggaaaagacgcgcgagagcaaGCAAGCGAGTGTCTTACTGCGAGCGTCGCACGTCGATTGTTCGTTCTTCTTGAAGCATCTGTCCCGCATTTggaagaagatgagaagaagcaggcgggGACGCGACTCCTTCAAATGCTTCGC CATTTCAGGcttcctgcgtcgctcgTCCCTGCAGCGGTCTCTGCATGCTTCGCCCTGCAGCGGGAGActcgcgaggcgcgagacgccgacgaaaccgccgacgccgccgaaGCGCAAACTCCAGAAAGGCAGGCGAGTGGCGAGTGCGAAGCGGTCGAAGCATCAAGCGCCGAGCAAGAGGGAGTCGCCAGCAGCCACGGAGCGAAACAACACACACAGGTCACGCCGCAAacaaaggaaggagagaatgGACACAGCCTGCGAGCCGTCGCTGGGGACGCGCGCGCACAGCGAGACACTTTGCGAGCGGTTCCCTGGATCGACAACGTTCTCAGGCGCGTGGAAACGGTCCTCAGCCGCCGCCTtgttccgccttcgccccggcATGCCTCGGGTTTCACTTCCATTGCTTCCGCTCGACCTGCCCCAGACGCTGACGCGAATCGCGAGGCACGCGAAGACaccgacgcagagaaggagaacagagaaagccgagaaagccaagaggcagagactcTGAGGACGCCTGCTCATGCGGAGGTCTCGCCTCTGACaaatgcgtgcatgcgcgcagaGCGAGAACTTGACGTCATCGGCAG GTGTATCGTGACAGCCGGCGAGCTCGCCCTTCTCCGAGacgtctcggcttcttcgcttcctgcgcTGCTGCAT GGGATTGTCGAAGATCGCCTCTGTGTGGTTCTCCCCCGTGGACCCGACAAGGGACGCGCCGAAAAGACTGGCGAGGCCGACAGAGCACGGCCGCCTCAAAGCCAGCTGGGTgattcctcgtctctcgcgctggcccctctccctccagcggagtcgtcttctctttcttctctgtcttctccttcgtctctgtcttctctttcttcagctTTTCCTTCCGTTCTCGCGCCTACGCTCCGCGTTCGCGCACTAGCCGTCCAAGCTCTGGGGAAGGTCGCTCTATCCCGCGTCGGACTGCCTTCCAGACCCGCGGTCGAttcctcagcttcttcttccctggcaGTGGgcggcgcagcagcagcgactGGACACGGACAGGACGGAAGAGCCTCTCACCGCAGCGCTTCCCTTTCCACTCGCAGCCTCGATGGCGGCAAGCagaaaggcggcgacgagggggGAGTTCTCCAGACGCTTTCGGCGCTTCTCAGTGAACAGGAACACCCGATTCTTCGCATCGGCGCTCTCGCA GTCATTTCCGACTTGATTCAAAGACAGTCTGGCATCGCCGATCGCTCGCTCCCTCGCATTGTCGCTGCGCTAGCGTCCTCGAGAGCCCGCGACAGCGCCACTGCGCGAACCGcaaaagacgaagcagaggacagggaggaaaacgaggaactTCTCGTCCCGCTGCGGAAAGTCGCCTTCACCTGTCTCGCGACGCTCGTCTCGGAAGAATTCGTCAAGTTCAATGGTCACGCCGTCCACGG AATGGTCTACGCACTAGGCGATCCTCACCCTGAGATTCGCAGTGTAGCAGAggctgtcttcctccgcgtcaTTCTTCCCCGTTAT GAATCGAAGCTGCCGATCCTCTTCGTCGAGTGTCTCATCGCCTTCAATGGCTTCTACACACATCCGGCCTTTGCTGGAAAAGCGACGCTCCGTGCTCTCTGCTGCCggagcgacagggagagaaaagcg AGCATCTATCGCTTTGTCTTGGACCGTGTCTCGTCGCTTACCAAGTACCGGATCCAGCA
- a CDS encoding putative zinc transporter ZIP domain-containing protein: MKRAKMKAKRRRFSLISAPRSPFRGVPFWLYSLGMIFASRFLRVFASSSSQSAWPSSPSGDPTGPYLSTPPTSLSPSLSPSSASSLYSLSPSSSSLSSLSPPLSPSLSPSPSSPSSPSSLSSLSAFSTFSILSPVNHQVNGEDEEQRWSEEGARIALSVLASQGEARPLSVSSRSLSALTEEPGAEGDARSAGLLRRGSTERDEPSPRSDRFLPTLGSDISVADLETRALLFSHEEGQAEETALLSTRLYAAGSIFVCALAGAVPPLLFLQKEQEQRLQGRLRPAPPGVSSEGITPLTAKYIRLVMSFTGGVLLSVGLLHLLPSAQRQIAVELARQKLREDHKTATASSRDLGSGSFPGKSGEAETERRKAELGDGGSRGETQDRERDVADEGERGEPRGAQSRGEDAESRRKRGASGDAGTTASVSIESHKTFPYASVCCLVGVLLVMVLEALAEAEHTHEVHSHIHTHEHVRTHLHTEKEEVEAEAGSARGAYVPPALGAAPAFSGVRQGRHGDELKHAALEAAGSGFGPKEAGGGAEAERREGGSEERSWVKACKTKAGDGREGFCSLSSYASSCSASWHHSLSSASLCSSCLLPEAGKEDSETLAHPPPAADRATALCVVSPSPASAPPFAVSRAAPFHSFPSSCAASLRGVASTGCSFRNLFRRSNSCKEGTGNMAGKPPQVCPYRSTLSARSLYTAGCAVTAAAELSCAAAAPCWCEDGESEDERAAYPCSQRVIPEAEKGFVPAPKRGTLGGSAGSRRFMACSCEGGRQHSPSSDRARGESEIGERRRCEMALGQEGEGRGRMEGMRGPRIRSASCCSQACPFAGTSCCVGRLPPTPHRPRPLSPSKGRVVKSAGEVVDVDSGSSVSGRQRKLEEGERRRESVDEHSASFCSIVGEDSGDRKHRPGDIFISQGSFTRHPGHRGGTAIGYSRSADHLASNVESGNRFCSPEMHADSMPKSKCCKTSAEQDEGKPSRECGHRGPSLLAAATSLSRFASRERGVWKPTQSRRRRLPNSACRGRSGSPASLSSPLLAHATPRFPSSQSSHCDCGPLSPRSDVCMYTSPGFEESVRRYTHRWNAAEVAQRHGCPPLYFSSCSEEAGAVCLLGPDRTDEAGLTDPEYLDRANKRRSRMRSRCIYTVRNRCRKLCNRRHRVASSCGRCSSGNEGSRLLPPYGSSSTSATLADELRHEGDKAGAKELLVSGVLMLALSFHSLMEGVTLGTAPRPQLVAFAVLVHKGLESFALGSSLMQAQTHLKTFVWQMLAFASMTPVGVIVGIAITWLTGDGRGRSAPGSASSEALGMFSPRFFSFFLPLLPGLLTGVGSGTFLHVSLLECIAPQLMRCRAEGKASLLSVIAAVCLGAGVMVILA; the protein is encoded by the exons ATGAAACGCGCCAAGATGAaggcgaaacgaagaagatTTTCGTTGATCTCTGCTCCCCGGTCGCCCTTCCGCGGCGTCCCATTTTGGCTGTATAGCCTTGGCATGATTTTTGCATCCCGTTTCCTCCGTGTATTTGCAAGTTCCAGTTCTCAGAGTGCCTGGCCATCTTCCCCCTCTGGAGACCCCACTGGACCTTATCTTTCCACTCCtcccacttctctctctccttccctctctccttcttctgcctcttctctttattctctctctccttcttcctcttctctttcttctctctctcctcctctctctccttctctctctccttctccctcttctccctcttctccctcttctctctcttctctctctgctttctcgacCTTCTCCATATTGTCCCCGGTAAACCATCAAGtgaacggcgaagacgaggagcagCGGTGgtcggaagaaggcgcgagaatCGCGTTGTCGGTCTTGGCTAGCCAGGGTGAGGCGCGGccgctgtctgtctcctcccgctccCTCTCCGCCTTGACAGAAGAGCCGGgcgcggagggagacgcccgTTCGGCAGGGCTGCTGCGGCGTGGGAgtacggagagagacgagccgTCTCCAAGAAGCGATCGCTTTCTTCCTACCCTCGGCTCGGACATTTCAGTTGCGGATCTGGAAACTCGCGCCCTGCTGTTCAGTCACGAAGAGGGCCAAGCTGAAGAAACTGCACT GCTCTCGACGCGTCTCTATGCAGCAGGTAGCATCTTCGTTTGCGCGTTAGCTGGGGCGgttccgccgcttctcttcctccaaAAAGAACAGGAACAGAGACTCCAggggcgccttcgccccgcaCCCCCCGGAGTTAGCTCCGAAGGGATCACTCCTCTCACGGCGAAGTACATTCGCCTCGTCATGTCGTTCACGGGCGGTGTGCTCCTCTCCGTGGGACtgcttcatcttcttccctctgcacAGCGGCAAATCGCCGTCGAACTCGCGCGACAGAAACTGCGGGAAGACCACAAGACGGCAACAGCCTCCTCCCGTGACTTGGGCTCCGGATCCTTTCCAGGGAAATctggcgaagcagaaacggagagaagaaaggccgaACTTGGAGACGGTGGGAGTCGCGGCGAGACACAGGACCGCGAACGCGACGTggcagacgaaggcgagagaggagagccgcgcggcgcgcagtcaagaggagaggacgcagagagcaggagaaaaagaggggcgagcggcgacgcagggacTACGGCCTCGGTTTCGATCGAATCTCACAAAACGTTTCCCTACGCCTCGGTCTGTTGTCTTGTTGGAGTCCTCCTGGTTATGGTGCTTGAGGCGCTAGCGGAAGCGGAACACACTCACGAGGTCCACAGTCACATCCACACGCATGAGCATGTGCGTACACATCtccacacagagaaggaagaggttgaggccgaggcggggagcgcgcgaggcgcctaCGTGCCGCCGGCTTTaggcgcagcgcctgcaTTCAGCGGAGTGCGCCaggggagacacggcgaTGAGCTGAAGCACGCAGCGCTTGAAGCAGCAGGAAGTGGTTTCGGTCCGAAGGAGGCGGGAGGAGGAGCAGAGgcagagcggagagagggcgGGAGCGAGGAGCGCAGCTGGGTAAAAGCTTGCAAAACCAAAgcaggagacggacgagaagggTTCTGTTCGCTCTCGTCCTACGCGTCTTCGTGTTCCGCCTCGTGGCaccattctctctcttctgcgtcgctttGTTCGTCTTGCTTGTTGCCCGAAGCCGGCAAGGAGGACAGCGAGACTCTCGCCCATCCGCCCCCTGCAGCGGATCGGGCAACCGCCCTGTGCGTGGTCTCGCCGTCCCccgcttctgcgcctcctttcgctgtctctcgcgccgcgccgTTCCACTCCTTCCCCAGCTcttgcgccgcctcgctgcgcGGTGTCGCCTCGACAGGCTGTTCGTTCCGGAACTTGTTTCGACGCTCAAATAGCTGCAAAGAGGGAACGGGAAACATGGCAGGAAAGCCGCCTCAGGTGTGCCCGTACAGGTCGACGCTGAGCGCCCGGAGTCTGTACACCGCAGGATGTGCAGTGACAGCTGCGGCAGAGCTCAGCTGCGCCGCAGCGGCCCCCTGTTGGtgcgaggacggcgagagcgaggacgagcggGCCGCGTATCCGTGCTCTCAGCGCGTCATCCCTGAGGCCGAGAAAGGTTTTGTTCCCGCGCCGAAACGTGGAACCCTCGGCGGATCCGCCGGCTCACGGCGCTTCATGGCATGCAGTTGCGAAGGCGGCAGGCAACACAGTCCCAGCAGCGACAGGGCCCGCGGGGAGAGCGAGATCGGCGAACGACGGCGTTGCGAGATGGCCCTAGGTcaggaaggggaaggaagaggacgaatgGAAGGAATGCGCGGGCCGCGTATTCGAAGTGCTTCCTGCTGCTCGCAGGCGTGTCCCTTCGCCGGAACGTCGTGTTGTGTCGGTCGACTGCCGCCGACACCGCACAGACCCAggccgctctcgccctcaAAAGGTCGAGTCGTTAAGAGTGCAGGCGAGGTTGTCGACGTTGACAGCGGAAGCAGCGTTTCAGGGAGGCAAAGAAAGCtcgaagagggagagagacgacgcgagagcgTCGACGAGCACTCGGCGTCGTTTTGCTCTATCGTGGGAGAGGACAGCGGAGACCGCAAACACCGACCCGGCGATATCTTCATTTCACAGGGGAGTTTCACAAGACACCCGGGCCACAGGGGAGGGACTGCGATCGGCTACAGTCGATCTGCGGATCATCTTGCGTCGAACGTTGAGTCGGGAAATCGTTTCTGCTCTCCAGAAATGCACGCAGATTCGATGCCCAAAAGCAAGTGCTGCAAGACGTCGGCCGAGCAAGACGAAGGGAAACCTAGTCGCGAGTGTGGCCACAGAGGGCCTTCGCTTCTGGCCGCAGCCACcagcctctcgcgtttcgcctcgcgtGAACGGGGCGTGTGGAAACCGACCCAGAGtcggcgtcggcgccttccaAACTCGGCCTGCCGAGGACGGTCAggctcgcctgcgtctctgtcttcaccGCTGCTGGCCCACGCGACGCCGCGCTTCCCTTCGTCGCAATCGTCCCACTGCGACTGCgggccgctgtcgccgcgctccgacgtgtgtatgtacacctcacCAGGCTTTGAAGAGAGCGTGAGGCGCTACACACATCGCTGGAATGCCGCCGAAGTGGCTCAGCGACACGGTTGCCCGCCGCTGTATTTCTCCTCGTGCTCCGAGGAAGCCGGCGCAGTGTGCCTTCTGGGGCCGGACCGTACTGACGAGGCGGGACTGACGGACCCAGAGTACTTGGACAGAGCCAACAAGAGGCGGAGTCGCATGCGCAGCAGGTGTATCTACACCGTGAGGAACAGATGCCGGAAGCTGTGCaaccggagacaccgcgtcGCCAGCAGTTGTGGACGGTGTAGCTCGGGGAATGAGGGAAGCCGTCTGCTGCCGCCTTACGGCAGTAGCAGCACAAGCGCGACGCTAGCTGACGAACTGCGCCATGAGGGCGATAAGGCAGGAGCGAAGGAGCTTCTCGTCTCGGGCGTCCTCATgctcgctctttccttccactCTCTCATGGAAGGCGTCACCCTAGGCACGGCGCCCCGCCCTCAACTCGTTGCCTTTGCTGTGCTCGTGCACAAGGGGCTCGAGAGCTTTGCTCTCGGATCATCTCTCATGCAAG CACAGACTCACCTGAAGACGTTCGTATGGCAGATGCTGGCGTTCGCCTCGATGACGCCCGTCGGAGTGATCGTCGGCATTGCTATCACTTGGTTGACTGGCGACGGTCGAGGGCGCTCTGCGCCTGGGTCGGCATCCTCCGAGGCATTGGGCATGTTTTCCCCGaggttcttctccttttttcttcctcttctcccgggTTTGCTCACCGGCGTCGGCTCTGGAACCTTCTtgcacgtctctcttctcgagtGCATTGCGCCGCAGCTCATGAGGTGCCGGGCCGAAGGAAAAGCCTCTCTTCTATCCGTCATTGCAGCTGTGTGCCTTGGCGCGGGGGTCATGGTTATTCTCGCCTAG